A genomic window from Microbacterium sp. ET2 includes:
- a CDS encoding BLUF domain-containing protein, giving the protein MRESTATRPQGPSDDILSVLYTSTSHEPMDDEQLTQLLTASRENNAAAGITGLLVYRAGRFFQVIEGPSAAVRTLYERIVADPRHHSVRTLVEDRVEERHFGEWTMGFERVSGHEETIPLGFRSTFDDLDDAQGAAPTIRAARELSLWFRVRSREATSF; this is encoded by the coding sequence GTGAGGGAAAGCACAGCCACGCGTCCGCAAGGCCCGTCCGACGACATCCTGTCGGTGCTGTACACCAGCACGTCCCATGAACCGATGGACGATGAGCAGCTGACGCAGCTCCTCACCGCAAGCCGCGAGAACAACGCCGCTGCCGGGATCACCGGTCTTCTCGTCTACCGTGCGGGGCGCTTCTTCCAGGTGATCGAGGGCCCCTCCGCCGCGGTCCGCACGCTCTACGAAAGGATCGTCGCCGACCCTCGTCACCACTCGGTGCGCACCCTCGTCGAGGATCGTGTCGAGGAACGCCACTTCGGCGAATGGACGATGGGCTTCGAGCGCGTCTCCGGTCACGAGGAGACCATCCCCCTCGGGTTCCGCAGCACCTTCGACGATCTGGATGACGCCCAGGGCGCCGCCCCGACGATCCGCGCGGCGCGGGAGCTCAGCCTGTGGTTCCGCGTGCGCTCGCGCGAAGCGACATCCTTCTGA
- a CDS encoding ROK family protein translates to MLTASESALARAVLVHGPIARSALAHSLALSPASLTRLVRPFLDQGVFIERPHMVDGLVGRPVTPLDVAPEWGRFAGVKLTGDRAYAVVTDARAEVLVRGERALVSTEPEAVCELVADLVGDLLADLATSDAARLRAAGVSLGGVVRGGRAEFAPFLDWADVEIAPLLAPRLGVPVTVENDVIALTEAEHWFGYGRGIPGFSLLTVGAGVGHGLVVDDRVVRAAAGADLVGHVPVAESGPICPLGHRGCAHMLATASILAECAGALGRPAAYDELTDLALTGDERITPIVDALAEALGSLIALVAGLTQQRVVVLAGDGIGLFAAAEERVQAAIAAARDPRADPVELHVDDSGFSAWARGAAAVAIQAAVDRIVLGKSSAV, encoded by the coding sequence GTGCTGACCGCAAGCGAGTCCGCTCTTGCGCGCGCCGTTCTGGTTCACGGCCCCATCGCCCGCAGCGCGCTGGCACACAGCCTCGCGCTGTCACCGGCGAGTCTGACGCGCCTGGTCAGGCCCTTCCTCGACCAGGGCGTGTTCATCGAACGACCGCACATGGTGGACGGCCTCGTCGGCCGCCCGGTCACCCCCCTCGACGTCGCGCCGGAGTGGGGCCGCTTCGCGGGGGTGAAGCTCACGGGTGACCGCGCCTACGCCGTCGTCACCGACGCGCGGGCCGAGGTGCTCGTCCGCGGTGAGCGTGCGCTCGTCTCGACCGAACCCGAGGCGGTGTGCGAGCTCGTCGCAGACCTGGTGGGCGACCTCCTCGCCGACCTCGCCACGTCGGACGCCGCGCGCCTTCGCGCGGCCGGAGTGAGCCTCGGCGGCGTCGTGCGCGGAGGGCGAGCGGAGTTCGCTCCGTTCCTCGACTGGGCAGACGTCGAGATCGCGCCGCTCCTCGCCCCCCGCCTCGGGGTGCCGGTGACGGTCGAGAACGACGTCATCGCGCTCACCGAGGCAGAGCACTGGTTCGGGTATGGCCGCGGTATCCCGGGGTTCTCGCTCCTCACCGTCGGTGCAGGGGTCGGGCATGGGCTGGTCGTCGACGACCGGGTGGTCCGCGCCGCAGCGGGTGCCGATCTCGTCGGGCACGTGCCGGTCGCGGAGTCGGGGCCGATCTGTCCGCTCGGGCACCGCGGATGTGCGCACATGCTCGCGACCGCCTCGATCCTCGCCGAATGCGCCGGTGCGCTCGGTCGTCCCGCTGCCTACGACGAGCTCACCGACCTTGCGCTCACGGGTGACGAGCGCATCACCCCGATCGTCGACGCGCTGGCCGAGGCGCTCGGGAGTCTCATCGCGCTCGTCGCGGGTCTCACGCAGCAGCGTGTGGTCGTCCTCGCCGGTGACGGGATCGGCCTCTTCGCCGCCGCAGAGGAGCGCGTCCAAGCGGCGATCGCCGCGGCCCGGGATCCACGGGCCGATCCGGTCGAGCTGCATGTCGACGACAGCGGCTTCTCGGCGTGGGCGCGCGGCGCGGCTGCGGTCGCCATCCAGGCGGCCGTCGACCGGATCGTTCTCGGAAAGAGCTCGGCTGTCTGA
- a CDS encoding DUF1206 domain-containing protein: protein MSTAKQAARSAHSSSTFRGVARVGYAVLGLLHIIIGSIAITIATGAGGGSADQSGAMSQIRETPFGLVVLWVIVAGLAALALFEIAQAFFASDSDGDSKKKWGRRLKHLGTAAAYIAIAVTALIYALGGSSSSSSSTQSLSAQLLATPGGVFVLVLIGLVVLAIGGAFIYKGATKKFEEKLDLPSSTVRKAIVPFGVAGYIAKGVAVGVAGILFIVAAFTQDPEAAGGLDGALHSLAQLPFGQIILWVVGAGLILYGLFCFARARYARM, encoded by the coding sequence ATGAGCACGGCGAAGCAAGCGGCGCGGTCGGCGCACTCATCATCCACATTCCGTGGGGTCGCCCGGGTCGGTTACGCCGTCCTCGGACTCCTGCACATCATCATCGGCAGCATCGCCATCACGATCGCCACCGGCGCGGGTGGTGGCTCCGCCGACCAGAGCGGCGCGATGTCGCAGATTCGCGAGACACCCTTCGGCCTCGTCGTGCTCTGGGTCATCGTCGCAGGACTCGCCGCACTCGCCCTGTTCGAGATCGCCCAGGCGTTCTTCGCCTCGGATTCCGACGGCGACAGCAAGAAGAAGTGGGGCAGACGCCTGAAGCACCTCGGCACGGCCGCCGCCTACATCGCAATCGCCGTGACCGCCCTCATCTACGCACTGGGCGGCAGCTCCTCCTCGTCGAGCTCGACCCAGTCGCTCAGCGCTCAGCTCCTCGCCACCCCGGGCGGGGTCTTCGTGCTCGTCCTCATCGGCCTCGTGGTGCTCGCCATCGGCGGCGCCTTCATCTACAAGGGCGCGACGAAGAAGTTCGAGGAGAAGCTCGACCTGCCGAGCTCGACGGTCCGGAAGGCGATCGTTCCGTTCGGCGTCGCCGGATACATCGCCAAGGGCGTCGCCGTCGGCGTCGCCGGCATCCTCTTCATCGTCGCCGCCTTCACGCAAGACCCCGAGGCCGCAGGAGGCCTTGACGGGGCCCTGCACAGCCTCGCGCAGCTGCCGTTCGGGCAGATCATCCTCTGGGTCGTCGGCGCCGGGCTCATTCTCTACGGCCTGTTCTGCTTCGCCCGCGCCCGCTACGCCCGCATGTGA
- a CDS encoding Gfo/Idh/MocA family protein, producing MTTSTGSDAVPTELTHGIGIVGLGVISGQYLTTFRGRDDVAVVAVADLDVARAESVARDIPGCRAASVAELMSDPRVDTVLNLTIPAAHAEIALQALAAGKNVYGEKPLATTLADARRIVDAVPAGTWLGGAPDTVLGTGIQTARAAVDAGLIGRPVAAIATWTSGGHEAWHPHPDFYYREGGGPLLDMGPYYLTSLVQLLGPVVRVSGASSRSRDIRRIATGPRAGEEIPVEVDTHVTGTLEHEGGAISTVTFSFDGGETGAPPIEVHGEAGSLHAPDPNHFDGQVRMRRHGAQEWAEVPTGAGYVGAGRGVGLVDFLRPDGGRASGAMALHVLEIMTSLLDAAAERRWIELATTVERPAAVPLTRFGALPR from the coding sequence ATGACGACGTCGACCGGCAGTGACGCAGTCCCCACCGAGTTGACCCACGGGATAGGAATCGTGGGCCTCGGTGTGATCTCGGGCCAGTACCTCACCACCTTCCGAGGGCGCGACGACGTCGCCGTCGTGGCCGTCGCAGACCTCGATGTGGCGCGGGCCGAGTCCGTCGCCCGCGACATCCCGGGATGCCGGGCCGCATCCGTCGCTGAGCTGATGAGCGACCCGCGGGTCGACACCGTGCTGAACCTCACCATCCCCGCGGCGCACGCGGAGATCGCCCTGCAGGCGCTCGCCGCGGGGAAGAACGTCTACGGCGAGAAGCCGCTCGCGACCACTCTGGCGGATGCGCGACGCATCGTCGACGCCGTTCCGGCCGGCACGTGGCTCGGCGGGGCTCCCGACACGGTCCTGGGCACCGGCATCCAGACCGCACGCGCCGCCGTGGATGCGGGCCTCATCGGCCGCCCGGTCGCGGCGATCGCGACGTGGACCTCCGGCGGCCACGAGGCGTGGCATCCGCATCCCGACTTCTACTACCGCGAGGGGGGCGGCCCGCTGCTGGACATGGGGCCGTACTACCTCACCTCGCTCGTCCAGTTGCTCGGCCCGGTCGTCCGGGTGAGCGGGGCGTCATCGCGCTCGCGCGACATCCGGCGCATCGCCACGGGCCCGCGCGCGGGGGAGGAGATCCCCGTCGAGGTCGACACCCACGTCACCGGGACACTCGAGCACGAGGGCGGCGCCATTTCGACGGTGACCTTCAGCTTCGACGGCGGCGAGACCGGAGCGCCGCCGATCGAGGTGCACGGCGAGGCGGGCAGTCTGCATGCGCCCGACCCCAATCACTTCGACGGGCAGGTGCGGATGCGACGGCACGGCGCGCAGGAGTGGGCCGAGGTGCCCACGGGTGCCGGCTATGTCGGTGCGGGCCGGGGCGTCGGTCTTGTCGACTTCCTGCGGCCGGACGGCGGACGCGCGAGTGGCGCGATGGCGCTGCACGTGCTGGAGATCATGACATCGCTCCTCGATGCCGCCGCCGAGCGTCGGTGGATCGAGCTGGCCACGACCGTCGAACGCCCTGCCGCGGTGCCACTGACGCGATTCGGCGCGCTGCCGCGCTGA
- a CDS encoding aldo/keto reductase, which yields MKNRSLAGRTVSAIGLGAMPLSMNSDRVFPTREDAVATVHAALDAGVTLIDTADIYAPQWDQMGHNEEIVAEALRTWDGDASAIFLTTKGGITRSEGEKWGRDGSLAYLRAAVERSLRILGVDAIELYQYHRPDRSMVYGEIMRNLKVLQDEGLIRHIGISNASVEEIDIAVEVLGDGNLASVQNQFSPKHPGSIDELRHCARQGIAFLPWSPLGGTGGGARTVGDRFSAFAEVASAHGVSPQRVVLAWELALADNVIPIPGARRPASISDSAAAADLALSDDEVERLSYSVGIDPE from the coding sequence ATGAAGAACCGCTCACTCGCCGGTCGCACGGTCTCGGCGATCGGACTGGGGGCGATGCCCCTGTCGATGAACAGCGACCGGGTGTTCCCGACGCGCGAAGACGCGGTCGCCACCGTCCACGCCGCCCTCGACGCCGGGGTGACCCTCATCGACACCGCCGACATCTACGCCCCGCAGTGGGACCAGATGGGCCACAACGAGGAGATCGTCGCCGAGGCGCTGCGCACCTGGGACGGCGATGCATCGGCGATCTTCCTCACGACCAAAGGCGGGATCACGCGGTCCGAGGGCGAGAAGTGGGGGCGCGACGGTTCGCTCGCCTACCTCCGCGCCGCCGTGGAGCGGTCGCTGCGGATCCTGGGCGTGGACGCGATCGAGCTCTACCAGTACCACCGGCCCGACCGCTCGATGGTCTACGGCGAGATCATGCGGAATCTGAAGGTCTTGCAGGACGAGGGGCTGATCCGCCACATCGGCATCTCGAACGCGAGCGTGGAGGAGATCGACATCGCCGTCGAGGTGCTCGGCGACGGCAACCTGGCCAGCGTCCAGAACCAGTTCTCGCCGAAGCATCCCGGCTCGATCGACGAGCTGCGCCACTGCGCGCGGCAGGGCATCGCCTTCCTGCCCTGGAGCCCGCTGGGCGGCACGGGCGGGGGAGCGCGCACCGTGGGCGACCGATTCTCGGCCTTCGCCGAGGTGGCATCGGCGCACGGCGTGAGCCCGCAGCGCGTGGTCCTCGCCTGGGAGCTGGCACTCGCCGACAACGTCATCCCGATCCCCGGCGCGCGGCGTCCCGCGTCGATCAGCGACTCTGCGGCCGCCGCCGACCTGGCCTTGTCCGACGACGAGGTCGAGCGCCTGTCGTATTCCGTGGGCATCGACCCGGAGTGA
- a CDS encoding alpha-galactosidase, translated as MTPRDDVFHLRRGGTNVILDLSTAPAPAIVHWGADLGELPPAALSSLAIAARPQRVSGGLDTTPRLTVLPTEAAGWMFTPAVEGHRSGAGSSILFSLAGVSADDHSATLELVDVEAGLSARIELALGVAGVFTQRVALRNIGDTAFTVDRLQATFPLPWDATEILDTTGHHLRERAPQRRPLAIGTHLRESRRGRPGADATVLLAAGRPGFGFETGQVHGLHVAWSGNHRVLAERTSNGDALLAGGELFLPGEVVLAPGEKIATPPVMGSWGEGLSALSHRFHDEWRARPQHPSRPRPITLNTWEAVYFDHDLTRLTALADAAAEVGVERFVLDDGWFLGRRDDTGGLGDWLVDPVVWPVGLHPLIDHVRGLGMEFGLWVEPEMVNPDSELARRHPDWILRGRADLPPSARQQQVLDLAHPDAYRYISERLHALLEEYPIAYLKWDHNRDLVDAATGPGGVARVRATTGALYRLLDELKAAHPSLEIESCASGGARVDLGILDRTDRIWTSDSLDPLERLPNQRYTGLVVPPEMMGAHLTTPHLHTSGRTVDLELSAAVALIGHFGIEWDLAATDAATRARIAEWVAYAKSLRKMIATGRTVHVDGVDPGLDVRGVVAADHSRAMFTIVQTATDAAWPPGHVRMPGLDDDRLYRLALSPLTRDRDAGQSPLEWTIVDTVLTGRQLSVVGLRPMVQQPQRAIVVDVVAEE; from the coding sequence ATGACTCCCCGCGACGACGTTTTTCATCTCCGACGCGGAGGCACGAATGTCATCCTCGATCTGTCGACAGCCCCCGCCCCGGCGATCGTGCACTGGGGCGCCGACCTCGGCGAGCTGCCGCCCGCGGCCCTCTCCTCGCTCGCGATCGCCGCGCGCCCGCAGCGCGTCTCCGGTGGTCTCGACACCACGCCGCGACTCACCGTCCTTCCCACAGAAGCGGCCGGATGGATGTTCACGCCCGCCGTCGAAGGTCACCGTAGCGGCGCCGGCAGCAGCATCCTGTTCTCCCTCGCCGGCGTCTCCGCCGACGATCACTCGGCGACCCTCGAGCTCGTCGATGTCGAGGCGGGGCTTTCCGCGCGGATCGAGCTGGCCCTCGGCGTCGCGGGGGTGTTCACCCAGCGGGTCGCCCTCCGCAATATCGGCGACACCGCGTTCACGGTCGATCGGCTGCAGGCGACGTTCCCGCTGCCCTGGGATGCGACCGAGATCCTCGACACCACCGGACATCATCTGCGCGAACGTGCGCCGCAGCGCCGGCCGCTTGCCATCGGCACCCACCTGCGCGAGAGCCGGCGCGGCCGGCCGGGTGCCGACGCCACCGTGCTGCTGGCCGCCGGGCGACCGGGCTTCGGGTTCGAAACCGGGCAGGTGCACGGTCTCCATGTCGCATGGAGCGGCAATCACCGCGTTCTCGCCGAGCGGACGAGCAACGGCGACGCGCTCCTCGCCGGCGGCGAGCTGTTCCTCCCGGGGGAGGTCGTGCTCGCTCCGGGCGAGAAGATCGCGACGCCCCCCGTGATGGGGTCGTGGGGAGAGGGTCTGAGCGCCTTGTCGCACCGGTTCCACGACGAGTGGCGGGCGCGTCCGCAGCATCCGTCCCGGCCGCGTCCGATCACCCTCAACACCTGGGAGGCTGTCTACTTCGACCACGATCTCACCCGGCTCACCGCCCTCGCCGACGCCGCCGCTGAGGTGGGTGTCGAGCGATTCGTGCTCGACGACGGATGGTTCCTCGGCCGCCGCGACGACACCGGGGGTCTCGGCGACTGGCTGGTCGACCCGGTCGTCTGGCCCGTCGGGCTGCATCCGCTCATCGATCACGTGCGCGGTCTCGGGATGGAGTTCGGCCTGTGGGTCGAGCCCGAGATGGTCAACCCCGACAGCGAGCTGGCCCGGCGGCATCCGGACTGGATTCTGCGCGGACGCGCTGACCTGCCTCCGTCGGCGCGACAGCAGCAGGTGCTGGATCTTGCGCACCCCGACGCGTATCGCTACATCTCGGAGCGGCTGCACGCGCTGCTCGAGGAGTACCCGATCGCGTACCTGAAGTGGGATCACAACCGCGACCTCGTCGATGCGGCGACAGGCCCCGGCGGAGTCGCGCGGGTCCGCGCCACCACGGGTGCGCTGTACCGCCTTCTCGACGAACTGAAGGCCGCGCACCCGTCGCTCGAGATCGAGAGCTGCGCCTCCGGCGGGGCACGGGTCGATCTGGGCATTCTCGATCGCACCGACCGGATCTGGACGAGCGACAGTCTCGACCCGCTCGAGCGCCTCCCCAACCAGCGGTACACCGGACTGGTGGTGCCGCCGGAGATGATGGGCGCACACCTGACGACCCCTCACCTGCACACCTCGGGCCGGACGGTCGATCTCGAGCTGAGCGCCGCGGTGGCCCTCATCGGGCACTTCGGCATTGAATGGGACCTCGCGGCCACCGACGCGGCGACCCGCGCGCGCATCGCGGAGTGGGTGGCCTACGCGAAATCGCTTCGCAAGATGATCGCCACCGGACGCACGGTGCACGTCGACGGCGTCGACCCGGGCCTGGACGTGCGCGGTGTCGTCGCCGCGGATCACTCGCGGGCGATGTTCACGATCGTGCAGACGGCGACGGATGCCGCATGGCCGCCCGGGCATGTGCGGATGCCGGGCCTGGACGATGACCGGCTGTACCGCCTCGCCCTGTCGCCGCTCACCCGCGACCGCGATGCCGGGCAATCACCCCTGGAGTGGACGATTGTCGACACCGTTCTGACCGGCCGGCAGCTGTCGGTCGTGGGACTCCGGCCGATGGTTCAGCAGCCGCAGCGGGCGATCGTCGTCGATGTGGTGGCGGAGGAGTGA
- a CDS encoding pyridoxal phosphate-dependent decarboxylase family protein yields the protein MHAITPQTTAVVDQVLEYARRRALYPDVPLDRAMRLADLRRLAGDSIRPGGMGSERALALFEHVLAPACLSTDHPGYLSFIPSAPSKAALAFDVVVSASAIYAGSWMEGSGAVFAENEVLRWLAVEFGLPSSAGGVFVQGGTIGNLSALVTARDHARRRAADAERPTPARWAVVCSAEAHSSIASAAAVMDVDVLTAEVGDDGKLHGDAVRAVLEAHGDRVFAVVATAGTTNFGIVDDIASVAYAARDAGVWFHVDGAYGLAAMLSPASRPLFAGVELADSLIVDPHKWLFAPFDACALIYRDPVPAIHSHTQKAEYLDTLTDSLDWNPSDLAIQLTRRARGLPLWFSLAVHGTEQYRVAIADAVARAKRLADDIRRRPELSLVREPDLSVVVFRREGWSLAEYESWSDKLLDDQRAFVVPSSHRGEPVLRIALISPLTTDELLSGILDSLG from the coding sequence ATGCACGCCATCACCCCGCAGACGACCGCCGTCGTCGACCAGGTGCTCGAGTACGCCCGTCGCCGGGCGCTCTACCCCGACGTGCCGCTCGATCGCGCGATGCGCCTGGCCGACCTCCGCCGGCTCGCCGGCGATTCGATCCGCCCGGGCGGCATGGGATCCGAGCGCGCGCTCGCGCTCTTCGAGCACGTGCTCGCCCCCGCATGCCTGTCCACCGATCACCCCGGCTACCTCTCCTTCATTCCGTCCGCGCCGTCCAAGGCCGCCCTCGCGTTCGACGTGGTGGTGTCGGCATCCGCGATCTACGCAGGCTCGTGGATGGAGGGCTCGGGAGCCGTCTTCGCCGAGAACGAGGTGCTGCGCTGGCTCGCCGTCGAGTTCGGCCTCCCCTCGTCGGCGGGCGGGGTGTTCGTGCAGGGCGGAACGATCGGCAACCTCTCCGCCCTCGTCACCGCCCGCGACCACGCGCGCCGCCGCGCCGCCGACGCCGAGCGACCCACGCCCGCTCGGTGGGCGGTGGTCTGCAGCGCCGAGGCGCACTCGTCGATCGCATCGGCGGCTGCGGTCATGGATGTCGATGTGCTCACGGCCGAGGTGGGAGATGACGGCAAGCTCCACGGCGACGCGGTGCGCGCGGTTCTCGAGGCGCACGGCGACCGGGTCTTCGCCGTGGTCGCCACCGCCGGAACCACCAACTTCGGCATCGTCGATGACATCGCCTCGGTCGCCTACGCGGCCCGCGACGCCGGCGTGTGGTTCCACGTCGACGGCGCATACGGACTCGCCGCGATGCTCTCGCCCGCCTCGCGGCCGCTCTTCGCCGGGGTCGAGCTTGCCGACTCGCTCATCGTCGACCCGCACAAGTGGCTCTTCGCGCCCTTCGACGCCTGCGCGCTCATCTATCGCGACCCAGTGCCGGCGATCCACTCGCACACGCAGAAGGCCGAGTACCTCGACACCCTGACCGACTCGCTCGACTGGAACCCCTCCGACCTCGCGATACAACTCACCCGCCGAGCCCGCGGCCTCCCGCTGTGGTTCTCGCTCGCCGTGCACGGCACGGAGCAGTACCGGGTGGCGATCGCAGATGCGGTCGCGCGTGCGAAGCGTCTCGCCGATGACATCCGGCGCCGCCCCGAGCTGTCACTCGTGCGCGAACCCGATCTGTCGGTCGTGGTGTTCCGCCGAGAGGGGTGGTCGCTCGCCGAGTATGAGTCGTGGTCGGACAAGCTGCTCGACGACCAGCGCGCCTTCGTGGTGCCGAGCTCGCACCGGGGTGAACCGGTGTTGAGGATCGCCCTCATCTCGCCGCTCACGACCGACGAGCTGCTGAGCGGCATCCTCGATTCACTGGGCTGA
- a CDS encoding ThuA domain-containing protein, translating to MNDRAGDHPERRALIVRGGWEGHQPVEATDLFVPFLRDQGFTVRIEDSNGVYADAQAMAETDLIVQSVTMSEISADALRGLMDAVAAGTGLAGWHGGIADSYRNSSDYLQLIGGQFATHPAKAPDERVSDETDNFLPHTIEITPLGRDHEITRGVGDFDLATEQYWVLHDDLNDVLATTTHPVQPYHPWHRQITSPAVWTRAWGSGRVFVATPGHSVDVLQDERVRTIIERGMLWAARERV from the coding sequence GTGAACGATCGAGCAGGAGACCACCCCGAGCGCCGTGCGCTCATCGTGCGCGGCGGATGGGAGGGGCACCAGCCGGTCGAGGCGACCGATCTCTTCGTGCCGTTCCTGCGCGATCAGGGGTTCACGGTGCGGATCGAGGACTCCAACGGCGTCTACGCCGACGCCCAGGCCATGGCCGAGACCGACCTCATCGTGCAGAGCGTGACGATGTCGGAGATCTCGGCCGACGCGCTGCGCGGCCTCATGGATGCCGTGGCCGCGGGGACCGGCCTCGCCGGTTGGCACGGCGGGATCGCCGACTCGTACCGCAACAGCTCCGACTACCTGCAGCTGATCGGCGGGCAGTTCGCGACGCATCCGGCGAAGGCCCCCGACGAGCGCGTCAGCGACGAGACCGACAACTTCCTGCCGCACACGATCGAGATCACCCCGCTCGGGCGCGACCACGAGATCACCCGTGGCGTCGGCGACTTCGACCTCGCCACCGAGCAGTACTGGGTGCTCCACGACGACCTGAACGACGTGCTGGCGACCACCACCCACCCGGTGCAGCCCTACCACCCGTGGCACCGGCAGATCACCTCGCCCGCGGTGTGGACGCGAGCGTGGGGGAGCGGGCGGGTGTTCGTGGCGACCCCGGGTCACAGCGTCGACGTGCTGCAGGATGAGCGTGTGCGCACGATCATCGAGCGCGGCATGCTGTGGGCCGCGCGCGAGCGCGTGTGA
- a CDS encoding glycosyltransferase family 2 protein, giving the protein MSVVVPVYVPGAAIDPLLASLDRQTLPSDQFEVLLCDDGSGKQTAEQLAGIAVDRPNVRVLSLPHTGWPGTPRNHGIDAAAGTYVQFVDQDDYLFDAALERLCDFADRNGSDIVVGREVGVGRRIPRRIFRHDVPRATLGDDPLLDMLTPHKLFRTAFLREHGIRYPDGRVRLEDHLFVMRAYLAARTISILSSEPCYAWVRHPGSASSSRIDPDQYFPHLANVLALVDAHVEQGDLRDRLLRHWYRGKMLRRIAGQRLMNYPEAYRTRFFDAALPLVRRWVGDGVEEGLPPAERVRSRLLRADRRDDLADFARWESELRCRVTVTSARWTRGGGLALALSVGVTRGETDAAASLSEGDAGEWTADPSLRPFRDALIEAAGTGRRDRVAVSVRTDRGDSPLAKVSRPTREGVRLAIDPLRAFAGEAGPGGTLVASVRRAGWAFDVPVTAGPGALAGVRRSPILAGRPCRLEVGDDGGARVHRDPSRGRGREVLARTVRAARARLGAVRGR; this is encoded by the coding sequence GTGAGCGTGGTCGTTCCGGTCTACGTTCCGGGAGCCGCGATCGATCCGCTCCTCGCCTCGCTCGACCGGCAGACGCTCCCGTCCGATCAGTTCGAGGTGCTGCTGTGCGACGACGGTTCGGGCAAGCAGACGGCCGAACAACTCGCCGGCATTGCGGTCGACCGCCCGAATGTCCGGGTCCTCTCGCTGCCGCACACGGGGTGGCCCGGAACGCCCCGCAATCACGGCATCGATGCCGCCGCCGGTACCTACGTCCAGTTCGTCGACCAGGACGACTACCTTTTCGACGCCGCGCTCGAGCGGCTGTGCGATTTCGCCGATCGAAACGGGTCGGACATCGTCGTCGGGCGCGAGGTGGGGGTGGGCCGCCGAATCCCCCGCCGAATCTTCCGCCACGACGTTCCTCGTGCCACCCTCGGCGACGACCCGCTGCTGGACATGCTGACGCCGCACAAGCTGTTCCGCACCGCGTTCCTCCGCGAGCACGGCATCCGCTACCCCGACGGCAGAGTGCGTCTGGAGGATCACCTGTTCGTCATGCGGGCGTACCTCGCCGCGCGGACGATCTCGATCCTGTCGAGCGAGCCGTGCTACGCCTGGGTGCGGCATCCCGGCAGTGCGAGCTCGTCGCGCATCGACCCGGATCAGTACTTCCCGCACCTCGCGAACGTCCTCGCTCTCGTGGATGCCCACGTCGAGCAGGGAGATCTGCGCGACCGGCTCCTTCGTCACTGGTACCGCGGCAAGATGCTCAGGCGCATCGCGGGCCAGCGGCTGATGAACTACCCGGAGGCGTATCGGACGCGCTTCTTCGATGCCGCGCTTCCGCTCGTGCGCCGGTGGGTCGGCGACGGAGTGGAGGAGGGGCTCCCGCCGGCCGAACGGGTGCGCTCGCGCCTCCTGCGCGCCGACCGTCGCGACGACCTCGCAGACTTCGCTCGCTGGGAGAGCGAGCTGCGCTGCCGTGTCACGGTGACCTCGGCACGGTGGACCCGCGGTGGGGGCCTCGCGCTCGCGCTGTCTGTCGGGGTGACCCGTGGCGAGACGGATGCGGCGGCGTCCCTCTCGGAGGGGGACGCGGGCGAGTGGACGGCCGATCCCTCCCTTCGCCCGTTCCGGGACGCGCTCATCGAGGCGGCGGGCACTGGGCGGCGCGACCGGGTCGCCGTGTCCGTTCGGACCGACCGCGGCGACTCGCCCCTCGCCAAGGTATCGCGTCCGACCCGCGAAGGCGTACGGCTGGCCATAGATCCTCTCCGGGCGTTCGCTGGGGAGGCGGGCCCCGGAGGCACACTGGTGGCCAGCGTTCGCCGCGCCGGCTGGGCGTTCGATGTGCCGGTCACGGCCGGCCCCGGGGCACTCGCCGGAGTGCGCAGGTCGCCGATCCTCGCCGGGCGTCCGTGCCGACTCGAGGTCGGCGACGACGGAGGTGCGCGAGTGCACCGCGACCCGAGCCGGGGGAGAGGCCGTGAGGTGCTCGCGCGGACGGTGCGCGCGGCCCGGGCCCGGCTGGGCGCCGTCCGCGGGCGGTGA